In Capsicum annuum cultivar UCD-10X-F1 chromosome 8, UCD10Xv1.1, whole genome shotgun sequence, the genomic window GATCAAAAGCCTATCAGGATATTCAAAAATCTTCGAGTATGTGGAGATTGCCATAACGCAATGAAGTTTATATCTGTATCGGAAGGAAGAGAGATAATATTTAGAGATTCTAATCGTTTTCACCATATTAAAGACGGACTCTGCTCCTGCAATGACTATTGGTAAAAATCTTATTCTCAACTGTTGTCTTATTGACAAATCCAAACCAAAGTAGCAAATATGACTAAAATACTATACAAATCATTCTGGTTGTGGAGATAGGAATAGTGCTATAAAGCATGTATCTGTAATCATGTGGAGAAGTACAGAATGAAACCATATTATTTGCACATTTATTTTTCTGTTCTATTTTGTACACACCAGCTTGTATCACGTATCGATTAATAGAGTGTATGAAATTTCAGTAACTAGAGAACTGGAGGATCAAAGTCGCCCAAAATTTATCAGATGACAGTAAAATAAGTAAACATCTATGTTGGTGGGAAGTTTTGTTCCTGCTTGTTTAATCTCCTGAGATCTCTTGTACTCAAAAGTGGCATATTGTCCAACTAGTTTTCTGTCGGTATTGATCCAAACATAAGTGATCTGATACCGAACAAATTGACAATATGTATAGCATTTCTTAATTTTTAGCACATAAAAACATTTCTTACATaagcattttttaaaatttctgtTTTCTAGTAGCGTTGCCGTGTTCTTATATAGGCTTTGTTTGTATAGGAGCCCATTTCTGATAGCTGTTGCGTTTCTCTTcctcttttgcttttcttttgagATAGGAGCAATGTCAAGCTCTAGATCATAAGTCAACTTACAGAATCTGGCGTTCAGATACAACAAAGAAAAAGCCCCCATTTCTTTGTTCTGTGCATTTCTAAGAAATAATGAGTCTTTAactactttatattttatttaagttattatttGTCAGCAGATAATGCCTCCCACTTAGTACTTATCAGGTCTTTATTAGGACCTTTCTCTCAGGTTAGTGGGCAAGTGGGCAACTAAGAAGCTATTATATTAAATGTTGAGAAGGGTGTCACTCTGCTCTATAAAAACCAGAGCTCCCTACTCAACTATGCAACACAAGTCTTAGTTCTATCCTTCACTTTAATGTATAATAATTTGTTccaaatcaaaatgaaaaacTTAGGGAAGTTGGGCCAGTGGTCCTTTCTAACAGCTGCTTTGGCAATTTGCTTAGTAGCCAGCACTGTTGTTGCTGATTACTCTTATGAGTATACTTCTCCCTCACCTTCTCACAACTCTAACAAGTACTACAAATCACCATCTCCATCCAAGTATCATGCACCCACTCCTTACTACAAGAAACCTTCTCCATCACACTACTACTACAAATCACCAGCACCTTCAAAGCACGCCTATTACAAGTCGCCATCATCAGTAAAATATTACAAATCACACTTACCAGCAAAATATTACAAGTCGCCCGTTGTAACAAAGTATTATAAGCCACACGCTCCTTCAAAACATTACTACAGAGCGCATGTTCCTTCAAAGCATTACTACAAATCTCCATCTCCTTCAAAATACTACTACTATAAGTCACCAGTTGCAACCAAGCATTACAACTCACCCACTCCCTCAAAGCATTATTACAAGTCACCTAGTCCTTCAAAGTATTACTACAAGTACCCATCACCCGCAAAGTACTACAAGTCACCTACTCCGTCAACGCACTATTACTACAAGTCACCATCCCCAGCAAAATATTACAAATCACCTGCTCCATCTAAATACTACAAGTCGCCTTCTCCAACGAAATATTACAAGTCACTAGTTTACTACAAGTCTCCACCACCACCAACTTATTACGAGAAGTCACCTTCGTACTACAAGTCACCTCCCCCTCCACCAAAATACTACG contains:
- the LOC107879285 gene encoding extensin-3-like — its product is MYNNLFQIKMKNLGKLGQWSFLTAALAICLVASTVVADYSYEYTSPSPSHNSNKYYKSPSPSKYHAPTPYYKKPSPSHYYYKSPAPSKHAYYKSPSSVKYYKSHLPAKYYKSPVVTKYYKPHAPSKHYYRAHVPSKHYYKSPSPSKYYYYKSPVATKHYNSPTPSKHYYKSPSPSKYYYKYPSPAKYYKSPTPSTHYYYKSPSPAKYYKSPAPSKYYKSPSPTKYYKSLVYYKSPPPPTYYEKSPSYYKSPPPPPKYYEQSPKYYNSPPPPPKYYEQSPSSYKSPPPPPKYYEQSPTYYKSPPPPKYYEQSPSSYNSPPPPPKYYEQSPTKVFAIALCSTSLVWFLYGRERGRRFTPHSLILNTSEQVVVKI